The sequence ATAGCCTCTGAAAAAATGTCAATTTTCTGTGGGGGATGTTGTCCTCTGTCCTACCTTGGTGGTACAGGCACGTCAATTGTATTATGTTAAACAGATACAGTTTTGTGTGGGGTGGGAGTTCACTTGACGTTTTAAGGTTTATTGTTTCATATATAGAACAATTAATTCACATAATGGGTTGGTCAAGAAAACTGCTTTTTCATAACAATTTATGTTCCCTTTTATACTCATTTTGCTCAAATCTGTTAAACTAAAATGGTTTTGGTTTTACTCCATTATCAATTTTAatactatgtttttattttaaaactaaagAAATCAAATCACTAGGCACGAAGTGCCTATCAATTTACTTACTAGAATAAAAGAAATTTGTTATTAATTGACCATGGATAAGCAATCAGACTGCTATAATTCAATAAGAAATATCAGGACAGGAATTAGATTCTCATACTTTAAGAGACTTCTAATTTGACCTAGTAAGATTCATTATGTTAAAGTCAATACAATTCTGTTTCTTCTGATTGACCAAATTAACGTTTGCTTAAAATTTTGTAGTAGAAGTTTGAAAAACAAAATATGTACGTCTAGGATAAGTAATTTCATTCTTTTATCTTGTGTGGTTTTGCATTGAACTATAGAAATATGAAACGAGAGTTGTGTTCATGATATTTGCAGGGTTCTCTACCAATATATTCCAGCAGGGTTGCTGTGAGTGTGGTTGACAATGTACTTCTTATCCATCAAATTGAAGCAAAGGTTGTCATACTTTATGATCTCTTTGCAGATTCTCGAGCTCCGATATCTGCACCCCTTCCTTTATTGCTAAGAGGTTTTCCTAGGTCCAGTACTACTACATCTCAATCTAGTGGTAGAGAAAGTCACAGTTCATACAGTAACGTGAGTAATCATGAAGCAGTTACCTATGCCGATTCATGGACTTTTCTAGTGCCTGACCTTGTATGTGATGTGACCAACAAGTTATTATGGAAGTTTCATTTAGACTTAGAGGTAAGTAATTTCTTCTTGAGTACCAATATCATGTTTAGTGTGCTTGCTTTTCACGAGTAGTCTTATATTGCAGGCAATTTCTGCCAGTATCTCAGAGGCCCCATCAATATTAGAGTTCCTGCAGCGGAGGAAGTTGGAAGCTAACAAGGTATCTTTCCCCCACACCCCACCTCACCAGAGCAATACTTTAGGTTTGATTAGTGCTTCAGGATACAATAATGAAGCAGTAGTATCCCGTCGTGTACAAGGAGAAAATATGTGATTGTTAGCTAGGGTTGAGCAACAAGGCACGTAAGAATAGTGTTAGACAAGACAGTTACCATCTGCCATATATATACAAAAAGCATGATTTCGTGTTCATTGCCTGGAAAAGTTACACATGTATGTGTGTTTTCAAGATTTTACATATacaaacaaacaacaacaacaacaaagccttgtctcactaggtggggtcggctacataaatcaaacgacgccattgagctctgtcatgtatcatgtctaaaGCGAGACCAtatattgatttatttattttttagctTTTGGGATACCAATTCTCTAGCAGTCTTGCTAAACCTAAGAATGCTAAATTTGCTTGTATACTTTATCAAGACATTGCACTGGAATCCAGAATGTGATTCTGGAAAAATCCCTTATATAAATGGGCCCTTAAGGCCATGCTtttattttacctttttttttcccTAGAAAAAGACTACATATGTTAATGGTATTCTCACCTATATAAGTTTAGGGATGGCTTTCTTTTGCTCCGTGATCCTCCTGCAGACCTTCTTTCTTTGTTAGAGCATGTATGTTACTGGTGTGGGATTATAGTTCTGCCTGCTGCctgtattctttttcttttttctttttctttcagatatttaaaaaaaaaacgtatACTAGTTTGGTTTGTAACTTCAAGTTAGTTATTTGATTATATTGGAATACATAACCTCATTTCTGCTCTTTCAGGCAAAACAATTGTGCTTAGGTATAATTCAAACACTTATTCTGGAGCATAGGCCTGTACCTGTAGTTGCCAAAGCTATACACGTAGTGGTTACCTCATACTCTCATTCAATTAAGACTGGTAGCTATCTTAAGGGCCTGAAGCCAGAGAAGCCATCGGCATCTAGTGTACAAAATGCTGGTGCTGATGTATCTGCTGTAGGAACAAATGCAATTGGAAAATCAATTGCACGTGAATCCGATGCAAGGGTGGACAGAGGATCTTCTAGTAAAGCTTTAAGTCTGGATTCTGAGGATGAGTCCCGTACTGCAAATCCAAAACACAATTCAAAGGAGACCCAAGTTGGGGATGAAGTGAACGATGAGAACTCCTCTGGCACTGAAGTTCATAATGCTTATGTTACGCAATCATCTCTGCAGCTTGGGCAAGAGGAATCCCAACTCGCCTCCGCAGCAATTTCACCAGATGAGATGTACAGCTTTGTCTTTTCTCCCATTGATGAAGAGATGGTTGGAGACCCTTCTTACTTGGTTGCCATCATTATTGAATTCCTTCACAGGTATGCTATCACTCAATAGTCTAGAAGCTGTTTTACAGTTTTAGCTCCAAAAAGCTTACCATAGATTTTCCACTTTCTGTGTACAACAGAGAATATTAATTTTGCCTATTTAAAAAGATGTTGAAGTCTGCAACTTAAATTCCTTAACTACATAACGCAATTGCACATTCGCATCATTTTGCCATAGGTTATGTGCAATACtgctagtattttttttttatttttggaccaGATCCTCAATGTTCTCTATTAATTATTACAGTGCAAATGTGGAAAAGATTCGAGCACTCCCAAATCTGTATGTATTGATAATTCAATTGCTGGTCCGCAATGAACGATATGCAGAACTTGGGTTGTTTGTCATAAACAAGGTTACTGAAATTTCTCTATTATTATTTTGGAGGTGCAAGGCCTTTATACTaaattattgttaagttttattttgaaaCTAGACTGTCTTTGTAACAGATTTTGGAGCCCTCTAAGGAAGTTGCACTACAGCTCCTAGAGTCTGGTCGTCAGAATACGCAAACTAGGAAGCTTGGACTGGACATGCTGAGACAGCTTGGTCTACATCATGATTATGTGATGCTGCTACTGCAAGATGGATACCACATGGAAGCATTACGATATGCACGGAAATTCAAGGTAATTATCGACTATGCTGGTGTTATTGCTTGCAAAAACTCCATCATTCACTGCATAGTAACTTAACTGGTAATTGTTTATAATCCAAATTGAGCAATGTTTTTGGCATTATGGTTGGGGAGATTGTGTTACTGGTAGTTAGTAGTTACTTCAGAGATGAGCAACGTGGTTATTGATTCATGAAATTGTCAAAGATGAAAAGCAACTGTTTTAAAGAGAAAGTATTAGAGCTAGTATTTACAGACAGACCAATGACTAATAAATGTATAGGGAAAAACAAGAAATGGTCATTGGGTCTTGGTTAATGATTTTTCGCCCTCTAAAATTGCAAAACTCTGAAGTAAACCAATGTTGGAATTATTTTCAGGTGGATAGCATCCGGCCGGCATTGTTCTTGGAAGCAGCATTTGTTTCCAATGACAGTCAACGTCTTGCTGCAGTTCTAAGGTTCTTTATAGATTTCCTTCCTGGCTTCAAGAACACCTTAGACCATAATAGATACCTCCGCATACTGAATGAGATGAACACATCCATGACTGCTTGAGAAGTCTttatagaaactaataaaaactgTATCTTAGGGAAAATTTTGGGCCGTATTCTCATTTGGTACCTTTTTCAAGTATGGGGTTATCTCGTTAAAGTTGATGTTGATATCTACAAGATATGTGATGGATTCTAGCAATAGATTCATGTTGTATGTTAAGCTGCGTTTGCAAGAAAAACTGAGATTGAGAAATAGATACTAAGAGACAAATACTAAATTTAGTCCGTGTTTGGTGTAAAATGTACACGAATGAGTTATGTC is a genomic window of Arachis ipaensis cultivar K30076 chromosome B06, Araip1.1, whole genome shotgun sequence containing:
- the LOC107645392 gene encoding uncharacterized protein C18orf8, with the protein product MAGKASTSKPNIGLSGTGGLSHAYIQYPPFRCNVPGSKGLFYDDGNKLLLSPTADQVFSWKVVPFDPLIDPTTDSISEGPILAIRYSLDTKVIAIQRSNHEIQFQIRETRETFSHKCRPESESILGFFWTDSQQCDIVIVKTSGLDLYAYNSASKSLQLVETKKINVSWYVYTHESRLVLLASGMQCKTFHGFQISSADIVRLPRFDMVMAKSEANSKPVLAAEDIFIITVYGRIYCLQVDRVAMLLHSYRLYRDAVIQQGSLPIYSSRVAVSVVDNVLLIHQIEAKVVILYDLFADSRAPISAPLPLLLRGFPRSSTTTSQSSGRESHSSYSNVSNHEAVTYADSWTFLVPDLVCDVTNKLLWKFHLDLEAISASISEAPSILEFLQRRKLEANKAKQLCLGIIQTLILEHRPVPVVAKAIHVVVTSYSHSIKTGSYLKGLKPEKPSASSVQNAGADVSAVGTNAIGKSIARESDARVDRGSSSKALSLDSEDESRTANPKHNSKETQVGDEVNDENSSGTEVHNAYVTQSSLQLGQEESQLASAAISPDEMYSFVFSPIDEEMVGDPSYLVAIIIEFLHSANVEKIRALPNLYVLIIQLLVRNERYAELGLFVINKILEPSKEVALQLLESGRQNTQTRKLGLDMLRQLGLHHDYVMLLLQDGYHMEALRYARKFKVDSIRPALFLEAAFVSNDSQRLAAVLRFFIDFLPGFKNTLDHNRYLRILNEMNTSMTA